One Pelodiscus sinensis isolate JC-2024 chromosome 24, ASM4963464v1, whole genome shotgun sequence DNA segment encodes these proteins:
- the LOC142819665 gene encoding immunoglobulin kappa light chain-like, protein SPVLGVQLFLHQPQPIQFVEVGHSAEIHCSSTENLEGGGNVFWYLRREGETPTCIKRCVDDQNLSKFACKHKPHSTTLEISNIQQNESGVYYCAYRYSSYLIFGNGSTLIVGDSYTDSSGVLLLVPFPHGSQGTGTAHLACVVQGVSGPVYVSWSDSGERQEQGLTRWLKAKDGSLTLINHISVTWDTWASGKIFTCDVKFNSSGRSVNASAGYPAAHTASCLTSIVSLAGLSALLLLTLSLSLVWTLCPPRRGCQPRISAPPASQEPQAGIIYSHLDFDTRNLDKRPARGKHVKP, encoded by the exons TCTCCAGTGCTAGGAGTGCAATTATTTCTGCACCAGCCTCAGCCGATCCAGTTTGTTGAAGTCGGTCACAGCGCAGAGATCCACTGTTCTTCCACTGAAAacttggaagggggagggaatgtgTTTTGGTATCTgagaagagaaggagagacaCCCACATGCATTAAGCGCTGTGTGGATGATCAAAATCTGAGTAAATTTGCTTGCAAACACAAGCCACACAGCACGACGCTGGAAATCAGCAACATCCAACAGAATGAGTCTGGTGTTTACTACTGTGCATATAGATACAGCAGCTACCTGATTTTCGGGAATGGATCCACACTGATTGTTGGAG ACAGTTACACCGACAGCAGCGGGGTGTTGCTTCTGGTCCCATTTCCACAcggcagccaaggcaccgggacaGCGCATCTGGCCTGTGTGGTCCAGGGAGTGTCCGGCCCCGTCTATGTTTCCTGGAGCGATTCTGGGGAGCGGCAGGAACAGGGGCTGACGCGCTGGTTGAAGGCGAAGGATGGATCTTTAACACTCATAAATCACATCAGTGTCACCTGGGACACCTGGGCCAGCGGGAAGATTTTCACCTGTGACGTCAAATTCAACTCTTCTGGCAGGAGTGTGAATGCGAGCGCCGGGTACCCTGCCG CCCACACCGCCAGCTGTCTGACTTCCATTGTCTCCCTGGCTGGTCTGAGCGCTCTGCTCCTGCTGACGCTGTCTCTGAGTCTCGTCTGGACCCTGTGCCCTCCCCGGCGAG GATGCCAGCCCCGGATCTCAGCGCCTCCAGCTTCCCAGGAGCCCCAG